CTGGACATACCTGGTATTGTTTCAGGGATAAATCTAAATGAGTTTGTCGGTTTCTTTCATTAAATATAGGTTTTGCACCTTGTAAACTGTTTTGGATGTGGTGTAAACTACAGTTTACAGATTAATTCTAATTTCTTTTCTCCTGTTTTGCTCGGAGTCACTACAATGGATCTGGTATGGAGACGAGCATGCTTATCATTCACATCTGTCACCACATTCAGGTTCAAGTAAATCTGGTGAGAAACTAACAGGAGAAAAACAAAATTATAACCTCTTTGCTTAAAATTCATTAGTTCAACGTCCTCACACTTACTCCACCAGTACCAGACGGTGTCAGAGCAATCCATCTGATGTCAGATTGGATATCATATTTGAACCAGACATCCCCAACTCCCCACCCAGACAACCAGACTCCCTGCCCACATAAAGAGAAGCTTAAAACATCTCAAGTGTTCTCGTCTGTGGCAGCTGACAGATTCTTTAAGCAAGTGCTGATATTCTGTGTGGTTCTTCTGGTGGTTTCAGAAAATCATTTCCTCTGGTGACAAAGATAAAGATGAAGGACTTGACTTCAACGAGTTCACCAAGTACCTCAAGGAGCATGAGAAGAAGCTACAGCTGACCTTCAAGAGCCTGGACAAAAACAATGACGgtacagaaaaacaaaaccactgttcagaatgagtgcatgttgaaaacactctgatgttgaccaaatttaccAAAGTAACACTGACtgttcattttaaatacaagctAATAAGTTAGTTGTTTTTTCCGGCTCAACAGGTCAAATAGATTCCACAGAGATCAAACAGTCGCTTGCAGATCTTGGACTGGACATCAGTAGCAAGGAGGCAGAGAAGATCCTTCAGAGGTATTTTCACTCACGTGTACGGTTTTTCccgtgttttcactcagggtcaccacagcagattcaaggtggacctggatgttgaattggcacaagttttatgctggatgccctttccTGATGcagttccacattacatggagaaatgtggcaggggtggggtttgaaccaggaaccttctgcgctgaaccaagtgcactaaccacttggcgatCGCCCCTAAGTGTTTGCTGCtcttaaattaaaataatttttttctgcaGTACATCGTGTACTGTTGAAATTAAACAAGCAAAATGTCTTAAACCTCTTTTTGACCCACATGTGTTCTCCTGAAGTAAAGGCAACAGAGAGTGTGTTGCCAGTTGGGTGTGACAGAGTGATAAGTTCACGCTGGCACATGATAAAGAGCCGCTTATAAAGATAAAGAGCCACTTATTTTTCTTTATGTCCGACTGGAATTGGAGGCCGTGTCCAAAAACAGAGAACTAAAATAATCAGTTCAAGTACAAATGGAAATTTAAACGATAATATTGcaattaatgaatattttatattttatggtCCTGCACAGAGAATGAAGcaatactctctctctctgtgtgtgtgtgttttagtttGAGCTTTTCAGTTCCTTAGAGAGGCAGAAGTCCTCACTGGGTAAGCAGGCCCAGATTTGTGTCATGTCCATTCGTGTCCACTAAATCCTGGGTCCtgatctggatggcaaccatcaaaGGAAGACAACTGTTCCATTcccacctctcgaaagtagcCATTTGTCTCCAATCAGCCATGTGAAATGCGGACACCCCTTTGGGATTTTTCTGTTGctaggatcctcaacactgagacacctatgtgctggattgtGCCTAAAGAAGCACAAGGGAGAAATGTTGTAGTTGATATTCCCTCACTATCAAGTCATTCAGCTCACTCTAGTTTCCTTAAGTAATGGTTCatttgacaaaaagtcattccagctgtactCAAGAATCCTCCAAAGACATCTAGGACCAGAGACATCCATTTGTGCCCTTTCTTCACTGGTTGGCATCCAGGTCTCACAAGCAGTAACACAGGAAGGACCAGAACAATAAAGACTTGGacattcattctcctgcaaagataaccacatcgccaaacacctctgaccaggGACCACATGAATCCATAAACTCTTCCAAGGCATCTCTTGACCTCAAAGACTGATGACCCAGGGACACCAACGCCATTGTTCAGATTATATCAATAAATTAATactcaggaattaatgagtgtttGTTCTAAAGGTCCAAAAGAACCTAAAGATCACAGCTGAGTGATATAATTTCAGGCAGACGACAGAAATGTGGCATCTTCCACCTTCGGAAAGACCTAAAAAGCTGTTGACCTAGAACAAAGTAGTTGCTTGAAAATTCATCGAGAGATGTCTTCACTGAAGCACCTCCTCATCCTGAAGAGTAAAAGAGGGAACATCCACTGAAATCTACCAAACTACTCAAAACAATCCAGATCAAATACTATCCTGGAAGCAGAAGACCTCATAACACAaatcttgaagaaaaaaaaaaagtgaaaatagtTTTTAGGTCCACAAAGAATTACAACACAGCTCGTGTAAGAGTTTCTGTATTTTTCCACCCTAACATGAGTTCTACTAACTCTCAGCAGGTTTGCTCATGTTAATTTGCataaacaaagtggaaaagtaaGCCAGCAGGGAAACAGGACTCTTTGATTAAAGAGGAGCAAAGCAGGACGCATCTGTGTGAATCTGGTGCAAAGACAAAACCACAAGAAAAGGGAGCATGTGCCAGCCATGTAGAGGAAGGAGATGAAAGAAAGGCAAATGTATTTGAGACATAGTCCCCCTAACGTCCCCGGTGCTGGTAAAACAGTCAGGCGTGGACAGTAAAAATGTCTATGTGGGTGAGTCCAACCCAGCCAGCGTGTGTAGACCACAACTGAAAAACAACAAATGCTATCATCTTATAACTtaccaaattaaaaaaacatcTAATGAGGACAAACCCTGGTCCATCACGTGAACTTTGGAGAACCTGCAGATTTCTTCATACAAAATAAACTGCTGTATTTTCCTGAGTCTAAGTTGCACTAAGTtgcaaaaaaaacactttttgaagaggaaaaaaaattccagttcctgtaaataatTGCAGATCTCTCTGTAATGTTTAACAAAAGTGCAAAGCAATTTCTTCTTTTTCAAAGGGTAAACTTAAGCGCTAATAATGTGTAACATCTCTTTAAATTagacaaaagaaaagcaaacgTATTCTCTCTTCTTCCTGTGCAGCATCGACGTGGACGGCACCATGACCTTGGACTGGAATGAATGGAAGGAACACTTTTTATTCAACCCAGCCACCAATCTGCAGGAGATCATTCGTTATTGGAAGCACACCACGGTAAGAAGAAGCTGCTGCGACTGAGTCAAAGTAATGTATGCATACTGTGCACCACCAAACGGAATCTGACGGACATCACTCAAGTTGCAGCATCCACATATTTTCAGTGTTAACGTACGATTCCATTTCATGTTCAGGACATGCTGAGGATTTATCAAAGAACATGAgtcaggaagtgtgtgtgtgtgtgtgtatgtggggggagGGGTTTGACACTCCACAAAAAATACCCTTTGACATGCACTATGATGCAGGACCAGAGTGTTTTATTCAGTGGATGATGCCTGCTGCTTGTCATCGTGGGTCAAATTAACCTGTATTGCTAATCTTAGCAGAGATGAGCTAACCCTCGGCTGATCTACAAAAGGATTGATCTCTTGCGAGAGTGAGACGGGATGTGAAGTCGTAACAGGACAGGAGAGGGATGGAGGTGATGGAACGAGACGCCAGTTGATGAGATTTATGACAGTGACAGTTTCCTGCCGGCTTTACCGCCACCCACTTGACTGTTTCTGACCCGTGGCTGCACATCATCATCTGACTAACTGATCAACCACTTCATCAAAGTCTTGCGGTGGTGATCTGCAGCGGCAGGGGATCTGGGcccgtattcacaaagcatcctcctaaggctaaaagtagctctttgtgacgtcattctaagaaaaatcttaggaatccttgaattcttagacatttcttagaattttcgcTTGGTAAGATAAAACTTATGcacaaagcatcttaggccttaagagagctccgaaGGTCcaaaactgttaagaggagggaggagcacttttaagaagcctaagagtgtcttaaacagacaagatggcggaaaagacagaggaaggagagagactctctgtatgttgaatggcagtgattcgatggtgcagggataatgtttgtggttgacctcatcatgAATGAGCTTAACTTGTACCACACAGCGTAGTAACGCAGTAACGCCTGAGATGACAGAGATGTAAAGTCTCTAACTTTCAtacaattactaatatcaaagtAAGCGATGCCAGCGGCCAGAGcctaaactcacctgtttgagaagaactttgcttgtgtgctgcaatctgtGCTCTCGCTTTGGATTGCAGCACGTACCAGCACTTCTCACACTTGTCACTTGCACACAaatagagatttctgacgtctgccaatccagatctggatcaccttcaaaatttaatggaggttTCCATggctaatatgtatctgtagtgcaaatttggtttgaatctgtgaagtagttttaacgtaatcctgctaaaggtgatgcttcaaagcctatataaagcgaAACTtgatccggatcatctccaaaatttagtggaacctttcatggcctaatatctatctgtgatgaaaatttcgtcaaaatccgtgcagtagttttgatgtaatcttgcaaacagacaaataaacgcagatgattttattacatccttggtgggcaTAATAATATCTGCAGACAGCAGTCAGGGATTGATTGGATCTGCCCACTTTGTGTGTAAAATGATGTGGCAGCATCGTTCAAAGCGAGCAGAGAAACCACACCGCTGTTACTAAAGGGATCACCTAAAGTCTGATCGGATGGTTGAGATGTCTGTGCTTTTATTGTGGATTAAGACATGCCGTTTTTCTGGTTCTGCCAGGATTAATGACTTAAGTGAGGCTGTGAATTGTTTGCCACAAGCACCCAACTCACcactttaaacttttttttaagatCATGAACAGGTTTaaattatatctcaaacaaaatCAAGTCCTCGTGATCATTTTGAGGAGGTTGCCCAGGTCGGGCTGTTTGTTCTTTTGCTGTAACGCCCGTCCTGATTGGACCAGTGAGCCGCATTGTCCTGCTTTTACAAATTCAAACGCAGGAGGAGGAAGCTGGGTGTGGTTTAAAATGGTTAATCTCCATGTCACACTGTCTGTTTCCACAGTGATTTGTATCATTTGTGTGTGAGTGTAGGTGCTGGATGTTGGAGACAGTCTCACTATACCagatgagttcacagaggaggagaaGACGACAGGTTTGTGGTGGAAGCAGCTGTCGGCGGGGGCCATGGCGGGCGCCGTGTCCCGCACAGGCACCGCCCCTCTGGACAGAATGAAGGTCTTCATGCAGGTGCGTCCTACCTGTCCATCTTACCCACGCCGTAGGATTCTCATCATTTAGTAGACTGTAATCCCtcagtgtgtttgttttgatCCTGAAGTTCATTCACCTTTACAGTTgtgatttgtttgtgtttaaaggTGCACGCCTCCAAGAGCAACGAAATCAACCTGGTTAGTGGTTTCAAACAGATGTTAAAAGAAGGAGGTCCAAGATCTTTGTGGAGAGGAAACGGAATTAATGTCCTGAAGATCGCCCCAGAGACGGCCATTAAATTCATGGCTTATGAGCAGGTGAATCCATTTCCTGCTGATTTCtgttaatatactcaacaaaaatataaacgcaacacttttggttttgctcccattttgtatgagatgaactcaaagatctaaaactttttccacatacacaatatcaccatttccctcaaatattgttcacaaaccagtctaaatctgtgatagtgagcacttctcctttgctgagataatccatcccacctcacaggtgtgccataccaagattctgattagacaccatgattagtgcacaggtgtgccttagactgcccacaataaaaggccactctgaaaggtgcagttttgttttattgggggagggggggggggggggataccaatcagtatctggtgtgaccaccatttgcctcatgcagtgcaacacatctccttggcatcatctgtgaagagaacacctctccaacgtgccaaacgccagcgaatgtgagcatttgcccactcaagtcggttacgacgacgaactagagtcaggttgagaccccgatgaggacgacgagcatgcagatgagcttccctgagacggtttctgacagtttgtgcagaaattctttggttatgcaaacagcagctgtccgagtggctggtctcagacgatcttggaggtgaacatgctggatgtggaggtcctgggctggtgtggttacacgtggtctgcggttgtgaggctggttggatgtactgccaaattctctgaaacgactttggagacggcttatggtagagaaatgaacattcaatacacgagcaacagctctggttgacattcctgctgtcagcacgccaactgcacgctccctcaaatcttgcgacatctgtggcattgtgctgtgtgataaaactgcacctttcagagtggccttttattgtgggcagtctaaggcacacctgtgcactaatcatggtgtctaatcagcatcttgatatggcacacctgtgaggtgggatggattatctcagcaaaggagcagtgctcactatcacagatttagactggtttgtgaacaatatttgagggaaatggtgatattgtgtatgtggaaaaagatttagatctttgagttcaactcatacaaaatgggagcaaaaccaaaagtgttgagtttatatttttgttgagtgtattattcaGCTTTGCTTggccagttttttttatttaaacagtttttaaagtGATGCCAACAACATGTTGTAGTTTTGTTCTGATCAGGATGAGTGAATTTAGTTTTTGTGCAGTAGCCAACTGAATGGTATGTTATTATTCATGCCAcgccccctgtgtgtgtgtgttcatcagTATAAGAAGCTGCTGGCCAGTGAACCAGGAAAGGTCAAGACGCATGAGAGGTTCATCGCCGGATCGCTGGCTGGAGCCACGTCACAAACGGCCATCTACCCCATGGAGGTGAGCAGGTGGCCGCCTTCAaaaggaatgtttttttttttttggtttgaaaACGTTTTAGTAAGTAACTGTTCAGGATCAAACTGATCAGCTGCTCTGATTATCGTTATCCGCTCAGGTCCTGAAAACCCGCCTGACCCTGAGGAAGACGGGGCAGTACTCTGGAATGTATGACTGCGCCAAGAAAATCCTTAAGAACGAAGGCGTGAAGGCGTTTTACAAAGGCTACATCCCCAATATTCTGGGCATCATTCCGTATGCTGGGATAGATCTGGCTATATACGAGGTGTGTCATTCTCCACTT
The nucleotide sequence above comes from Thalassophryne amazonica chromosome 10, fThaAma1.1, whole genome shotgun sequence. Encoded proteins:
- the slc25a24 gene encoding calcium-binding mitochondrial carrier protein SCaMC-1, with translation MYQVVKKLVLMECRCAADASNQYEELFAKLDTNKDGKVDVSELKAGLAAMGIRTTKGAAQKIISSGDKDKDEGLDFNEFTKYLKEHEKKLQLTFKSLDKNNDGQIDSTEIKQSLADLGLDISSKEAEKILQSIDVDGTMTLDWNEWKEHFLFNPATNLQEIIRYWKHTTVLDVGDSLTIPDEFTEEEKTTGLWWKQLSAGAMAGAVSRTGTAPLDRMKVFMQVHASKSNEINLVSGFKQMLKEGGPRSLWRGNGINVLKIAPETAIKFMAYEQYKKLLASEPGKVKTHERFIAGSLAGATSQTAIYPMEVLKTRLTLRKTGQYSGMYDCAKKILKNEGVKAFYKGYIPNILGIIPYAGIDLAIYESIKNLWLSRYAKDTANPGILVLLGCGTISSTCGQLASYPLALIRTRMQAQASVEGTEQLPMTRMVKTILEREGFFGLYRGILPNFMKVLPAVSISYVVYEYMRTGLGIQK